One Desulfovibrionales bacterium genomic region harbors:
- a CDS encoding thymidylate synthase — translation MNQGLHIENIEARDLPDAWFQCVYHIIEKGHTYTIERGSYEGQKRLEFDFVVVRIKYPGVRPLIPDIPPSLGIPNPVAPGYVEEYLPYLMTSARRPNEEYTYGQYLEPQIQEVIRMYREDGHGTNQAYMTVGDPSTIYLNDPPCLRGIDTRIRYGKLHFMVYFRSWDLWNGFPANLAAIQMLKEYMAQEIGVGDGEIIASSKGLHLYDYAWELAKLRTMKVAKS, via the coding sequence ATGAACCAAGGACTGCACATCGAAAATATTGAGGCCCGGGACCTGCCCGATGCCTGGTTCCAATGTGTCTATCACATCATAGAAAAGGGACACACCTATACCATCGAACGCGGCAGTTACGAAGGGCAAAAGCGGCTGGAGTTTGACTTTGTGGTCGTGCGCATAAAATATCCCGGCGTGCGGCCCCTTATTCCGGACATCCCGCCGTCCCTTGGCATCCCTAATCCTGTAGCGCCGGGCTATGTAGAGGAATATCTCCCTTACCTCATGACCTCGGCCCGCAGGCCGAACGAAGAATATACATACGGTCAATATCTGGAACCGCAGATCCAGGAAGTCATTCGCATGTATAGAGAAGACGGCCACGGCACCAATCAGGCCTATATGACCGTGGGCGACCCCTCTACCATATACCTCAATGACCCTCCCTGTTTGCGCGGTATTGATACGCGTATCCGCTACGGCAAACTCCATTTCATGGTCTATTTCCGCTCCTGGGACCTGTGGAACGGCTTTCCGGCTAATTTGGCGGCCATACAGATGCTTAAGGAGTATATGGCCCAGGAGATCGGCGTGGGAGACGGAGAGATCATCGCCAGCAGTAAGGGTCTCCATCTGTATGACTATGCCTGGGAACTGGCCAAATTGCGCACCATGAAAGTGGCCAAATCATAA
- a CDS encoding sulfite exporter TauE/SafE family protein produces the protein MAKLPGVMTFNPTYSNFLFIMAGIIVGIAASFTGLGGGFIMVPLLIFIGFSAQEAVGTSFAAILVISLSAVFAHSKFQHVDFKVGALLGLGGILGAQVGARLLQNVSTGTFKKIFAVVLLLLAAKIFFQK, from the coding sequence TTGGCTAAATTACCAGGTGTCATGACGTTCAACCCCACCTACAGCAACTTTTTATTTATAATGGCCGGGATAATAGTGGGTATAGCGGCCAGTTTTACCGGATTGGGCGGGGGTTTTATCATGGTTCCGCTCCTGATCTTCATCGGCTTTTCAGCCCAGGAGGCGGTGGGGACTTCTTTTGCGGCCATACTGGTTATTTCCCTCTCAGCGGTGTTTGCCCATAGTAAGTTTCAGCACGTGGATTTCAAAGTAGGAGCCCTGCTTGGCCTGGGTGGAATTTTAGGCGCCCAGGTTGGAGCAAGACTATTGCAAAACGTTTCTACAGGTACCTTTAAGAAGATATTTGCCGTCGTCCTGCTACTCCTGGCGGCAAAGATATTTTTTCAAAAATGA
- the kdsB gene encoding 3-deoxy-manno-octulosonate cytidylyltransferase, with amino-acid sequence MKIVAIIPARYPSTRFPGKPLADILGKTMIQHVYERAKQVQEVARVVAATDDERIYDAVLGFGGEAVMTAASHPSGTDRIAEAADKLSLADEDIVVNIQGDQPLFPPEIIKDLTAPLLGDKAIPMSTLIYKIVRPEELTDPNHVKTVFDRDGYALYFSRATIPFFRGEGAPPDYYKHLGFYAYRKSFLTRFVVLPVGVWEASERLEQLRALEHGYRIKVVLTPHDSIEVDTPVDLERVREVMLAESR; translated from the coding sequence GTGAAGATCGTGGCCATAATCCCGGCCCGCTACCCATCGACGCGCTTTCCTGGAAAGCCTCTGGCAGACATCCTTGGAAAGACCATGATCCAGCATGTCTATGAGCGGGCCAAACAGGTGCAGGAAGTGGCCAGGGTGGTCGCGGCTACGGATGATGAACGCATCTATGATGCTGTGCTCGGGTTTGGCGGCGAGGCGGTCATGACTGCTGCCAGCCACCCCTCCGGCACAGACCGGATCGCTGAAGCCGCGGATAAGCTATCCCTGGCCGATGAGGACATCGTCGTCAATATCCAGGGCGATCAGCCTTTGTTCCCGCCTGAAATTATCAAAGACCTCACCGCGCCTCTCCTGGGCGATAAGGCCATCCCCATGTCCACTCTTATCTATAAGATCGTGCGGCCGGAGGAGCTTACCGACCCCAATCACGTAAAGACCGTATTTGACCGGGATGGTTATGCCCTTTATTTTTCCAGGGCCACCATCCCTTTTTTTCGCGGAGAAGGCGCACCACCTGACTACTACAAACACCTCGGTTTCTATGCCTACCGCAAGAGTTTCCTCACGCGCTTTGTCGTCCTGCCCGTGGGGGTCTGGGAGGCGTCGGAGAGGCTGGAACAACTCCGCGCCCTCGAACACGGCTACCGTATTAAAGTAGTTCTGACCCCGCACGATTCCATCGAGGTGGATACCCCCGTGGATTTAGAGCGGGTCAGAGAGGTGATGTTGGCAGAGAGCCGATAA
- a CDS encoding radical SAM protein has protein sequence MKLLLIQPSHFDQYRQVRKYKISLMPSNALATIAALTPKDVNVSIVDDYVQEIDFDQEVDLVGITGMTSQIPRAYQIAGEFRKRGKKVVMGGIHVTTLPDEARQYADSIVIGEAEDIWENVIDDAKGDQLKPIYQSDKKPDLKRLIIPEYKYVKLDSYRITHGSTMPRLPIQTTRGCPFNCDFCTVTRFWGKGFRTKPVEHVYKEIACYRSQGALNFFFSDDNIIGNPVYARQLFKTIKPLKINWSGQCSTTILKDKGLIDLMAESGCQRMFVGFESISQRNLKGIGKGFNKVEQYQDIIKLFKKAGIWIQASIIFGFDEDTPESLQETVDFLEDNRVSVVHIFILTPVVGTALRNRFEEEGRIFDNDWSHYNGTRVLFSPKNFSPTELEEFYWSKFKDIYSLKSILKRVIISKPLPLSQYVACIKQNLYYRQRVMNGYHTFGG, from the coding sequence ATGAAGTTATTACTCATTCAGCCTTCTCATTTTGACCAATATAGACAAGTAAGAAAATATAAGATCTCACTTATGCCCAGTAACGCCTTGGCTACCATTGCCGCCCTGACGCCAAAAGACGTAAATGTATCCATTGTGGATGATTATGTGCAGGAAATCGATTTTGACCAGGAAGTAGACCTAGTAGGAATTACCGGCATGACATCCCAAATTCCCAGGGCCTATCAAATTGCTGGTGAATTTAGAAAACGGGGCAAAAAGGTTGTCATGGGAGGGATTCATGTCACTACTCTCCCTGATGAGGCCAGACAGTATGCGGATTCTATTGTGATAGGTGAGGCGGAAGATATATGGGAAAATGTAATTGATGACGCTAAAGGAGACCAGCTAAAACCGATTTATCAATCTGATAAAAAACCGGATCTTAAAAGGCTGATTATCCCGGAATACAAGTATGTTAAATTAGACAGCTATCGAATTACTCACGGTTCTACTATGCCAAGATTGCCCATCCAGACAACCAGGGGTTGCCCATTTAACTGTGATTTTTGTACAGTCACACGGTTTTGGGGAAAGGGGTTCAGGACAAAACCAGTAGAACATGTCTATAAGGAAATTGCCTGTTATCGGAGCCAAGGAGCTCTTAATTTTTTCTTTTCTGATGACAATATCATTGGGAATCCGGTCTACGCCCGTCAATTATTCAAGACAATAAAGCCCTTAAAAATTAATTGGAGTGGACAATGTAGCACTACCATTTTAAAAGACAAGGGGTTAATTGATCTGATGGCTGAAAGTGGTTGCCAGAGAATGTTCGTCGGATTCGAATCCATTTCACAACGAAATCTTAAAGGCATTGGCAAGGGCTTTAATAAGGTAGAGCAATATCAGGATATCATAAAATTATTCAAAAAAGCCGGTATTTGGATTCAAGCCAGTATCATTTTTGGTTTCGATGAAGACACCCCTGAATCCTTGCAAGAAACAGTCGATTTCTTAGAGGACAATAGGGTAAGCGTGGTTCATATCTTCATCTTGACACCCGTTGTTGGGACAGCTTTAAGAAACAGATTTGAAGAAGAGGGTAGAATTTTCGACAATGATTGGTCCCATTACAATGGGACAAGAGTCTTGTTTTCCCCGAAAAATTTTAGTCCTACAGAGCTCGAAGAATTTTATTGGTCAAAATTCAAAGACATATACTCCTTGAAATCCATTTTAAAACGGGTGATAATCAGTAAACCGTTGCCGCTATCTCAATATGTCGCCTGTATTAAACAAAACCTCTACTATCGGCAACGTGTTATGAACGGCTATCACACTTTCGGCGGATAG
- a CDS encoding DegT/DnrJ/EryC1/StrS family aminotransferase: MPGYEVFGKEERRQIMDVLKTGVLFRYEFPNERKGIYKVKEFEEAFARYCGVAHAQAVSSGTAALKVALAAIGIGAGDEVITQGFTFVATWEAIFAIGAIPVFAEIDETLNMDPADVEKKITPRTRAIIPVHMLGAQARIEEIVAIARRHNLKVIEDTAQAAGGRINGKHVGAFGEMGTFSFDPVKTITTGEGGMVITNDAGLYRKACEYHDHGHDHVPNPGGRGGEGRSFIGLNYRMMELQGAIGLAQLAKLDSIIARQRKNKARIKKALKKIKGITFRRLVDETGDTATFLAFFLPDAEKARAFNAVLKENGAGAIYFAENTWHYYPKWEHLLAGSTLAASGWPFQHKEAGRDLKYRPDALPQSARIVERCLVYPIPVKMPKERLAQILGAIEKAAKVQ; encoded by the coding sequence ATGCCTGGATATGAAGTCTTTGGCAAAGAAGAACGGAGACAGATAATGGACGTCCTGAAAACAGGCGTCCTCTTTCGATATGAGTTTCCTAATGAACGCAAAGGCATCTATAAAGTCAAAGAATTTGAAGAGGCCTTTGCCCGCTACTGTGGCGTAGCCCATGCCCAAGCCGTCTCCTCCGGGACAGCGGCCCTGAAGGTGGCCCTGGCCGCCATAGGTATCGGCGCCGGCGACGAGGTCATAACCCAGGGATTTACCTTTGTGGCCACCTGGGAGGCCATCTTTGCCATCGGCGCTATACCGGTGTTCGCAGAGATAGATGAAACCCTGAATATGGACCCGGCAGATGTGGAGAAAAAAATAACCCCGCGCACCAGGGCCATTATCCCTGTGCACATGTTAGGGGCGCAGGCCAGGATTGAAGAGATCGTGGCTATCGCCCGCCGCCATAACCTGAAGGTGATAGAAGATACCGCCCAAGCCGCCGGGGGCCGGATAAACGGCAAACATGTAGGCGCTTTCGGCGAGATGGGCACGTTTTCCTTTGATCCGGTTAAGACCATCACTACCGGCGAAGGCGGTATGGTCATTACCAATGACGCCGGCCTCTACCGAAAGGCCTGCGAATACCACGATCACGGCCATGATCATGTGCCCAATCCCGGCGGGAGGGGCGGGGAAGGGCGGAGTTTTATCGGTTTGAACTACCGTATGATGGAACTCCAGGGAGCCATCGGCCTGGCCCAATTGGCAAAGCTTGACAGCATCATTGCCCGGCAGAGGAAAAACAAGGCCCGTATAAAGAAGGCCCTTAAGAAAATTAAAGGGATAACCTTTCGCAGGCTCGTCGATGAGACCGGGGATACGGCTACTTTTCTGGCCTTTTTCCTGCCGGATGCAGAAAAGGCACGGGCCTTTAATGCCGTTCTCAAAGAAAATGGCGCCGGGGCCATCTATTTTGCCGAAAATACGTGGCATTACTACCCGAAATGGGAACATCTCCTGGCTGGTTCCACGCTGGCGGCGAGTGGCTGGCCGTTCCAGCATAAAGAAGCCGGCCGTGACCTTAAATACCGGCCCGACGCCCTGCCCCAGTCGGCAAGGATCGTGGAACGGTGTCTGGTCTATCCCATCCCGGTAAAGATGCCGAAAGAGCGCCTGGCCCAGATTCTAGGCGCCATTGAAAAGGCCGCTAAAGTCCAATGA
- a CDS encoding NAD(P)/FAD-dependent oxidoreductase yields MPAKIIVIGGGASGLMAAGRAAACGASVTLLEKMPRLGLKLGITGKGRCNVTNIGAINDYVANFTPDGRFLINALNRFFHHDLTDFLDARGVPTVVERGQRVFPASNRALDVVSALLRFTKEHGVSIIKNCAVKHIRVEPASTCGGQRAMEIIPPYPPLVKGGTAIKSPFGKGGYRGILKGGWGDFRMENNQVVGLDTSCGYLAADRVILATGGASYPQTGSTGDGFRMAQELGHTIAPIRPYLVPLLIKEPYVKELQGLALKNVRASVYAREKKIDEEFGEMLFTHFGISGPIILSLSRAVVDHLEKGRIEISLCLKPALDTQTLDARLIREFQSQGKRQFKNILLALLPQRLAAIVPNLLAIPGEKKGAEITIEERRKLAGFLHDWRLTVTGARPLAEAIVTAGGVLTREINPVTMESKKIQGLYFCGEIIDLQARTGGYNLQMAFTSGWVAGESAARK; encoded by the coding sequence GTGCCGGCAAAGATCATAGTCATTGGCGGCGGGGCCTCGGGTCTTATGGCTGCAGGCAGGGCGGCGGCTTGTGGGGCCAGTGTAACCTTGCTGGAAAAAATGCCGCGGCTTGGCCTAAAACTGGGCATCACAGGCAAGGGACGCTGCAATGTTACCAATATCGGCGCTATCAACGACTATGTAGCCAACTTTACACCGGATGGCCGTTTTTTGATAAATGCCCTGAATCGCTTTTTCCATCACGATCTCACGGACTTTTTAGATGCCCGGGGGGTGCCGACGGTGGTGGAACGCGGACAACGCGTCTTTCCGGCCTCCAACCGCGCCCTTGATGTAGTTAGCGCCCTATTGCGATTCACCAAAGAACACGGTGTATCCATTATTAAAAACTGTGCGGTGAAACATATCCGGGTGGAACCCGCATCCACCTGCGGCGGGCAACGGGCAATGGAAATAATCCCCCCTTACCCCCCTTTAGTAAAGGGGGGGACAGCCATTAAGTCCCCCTTTGGAAAAGGGGGATATAGGGGGATTTTAAAGGGGGGATGGGGGGATTTTCGGATGGAGAATAACCAGGTAGTTGGATTAGACACGAGTTGCGGCTATCTCGCCGCCGACCGGGTCATACTGGCTACGGGCGGGGCCTCGTATCCCCAAACCGGTTCCACCGGGGATGGGTTTCGGATGGCTCAGGAGTTAGGGCACACCATAGCCCCCATCAGACCTTATCTCGTGCCCCTTTTGATAAAAGAACCTTATGTCAAAGAACTCCAGGGGCTGGCCCTCAAAAACGTCCGGGCCTCTGTCTATGCCCGTGAGAAAAAGATCGACGAAGAATTCGGAGAGATGCTTTTTACCCACTTCGGCATCTCGGGCCCGATCATTCTGAGCCTGAGCCGGGCGGTAGTGGACCACCTGGAAAAGGGCCGGATAGAAATCTCCCTCTGCCTGAAACCGGCCCTGGACACCCAGACCCTGGATGCCAGATTGATAAGGGAATTCCAGAGTCAGGGAAAGAGGCAGTTTAAGAATATCCTGTTAGCGCTGCTTCCTCAGCGGCTGGCGGCTATTGTCCCCAATCTGCTTGCTATTCCGGGAGAGAAAAAAGGCGCAGAGATTACCATAGAAGAGCGGCGCAAGCTGGCAGGTTTTCTGCACGATTGGCGGCTTACCGTAACCGGCGCCCGGCCTTTGGCCGAGGCTATTGTGACCGCGGGCGGGGTATTGACGAGGGAGATCAACCCCGTTACCATGGAATCTAAGAAAATTCAGGGGCTTTACTTTTGCGGTGAGATTATAGACCTCCAGGCCAGGACCGGTGGTTATAACCTACAGATGGCCTTCACCTCCGGCTGGGTAGCGGGAGAATCGGCTGCAAGAAAATGA
- a CDS encoding HD domain-containing protein, translating to MANELVLLKERLNARERQHLSSYATFSAEAVRRQPEERLLHGHRQEFSVDADRILHSQAYTRYIDKTQVFSLIKNDHITHRVLHVQLVSKIGRTIGRYLGLNEDLIEAIALGHDIGHPPFGHDGETYLSEICVKHGIGAFQHNIQSVRFLEKIERKGRGLNLSLQVLDGILCHDGEVHSARLAPHKKKTFSALEQEMESKKKTPMTELIPMTTEGCVVRIADTISYIGRDVEDAIRLNLIRREDIPERCKKRLGDTNGSIVYNLVEDILLSSMGKNFVAFSPEVANTLKELKDFNIERIYRNPAIKTQAAKIKRLYADLFAKYLKDLLDNNQESGIFKDFLDGMSPSYLEETEPAEVVRDFIAGMTDEYFLEQGQIAFMPHPLPRKF from the coding sequence ATGGCTAACGAACTTGTTTTGTTGAAAGAGAGATTAAATGCGCGAGAACGACAACATCTCTCATCCTATGCTACATTCAGCGCTGAAGCAGTGCGCCGACAACCGGAAGAACGCTTACTCCATGGCCATAGACAGGAATTTTCAGTCGATGCCGATCGCATCCTGCACTCCCAGGCTTATACCCGCTATATTGACAAGACCCAGGTCTTCTCCCTTATCAAAAATGACCACATTACGCACCGCGTCCTTCACGTCCAATTGGTGTCAAAGATAGGCCGGACTATTGGCCGGTACCTGGGACTGAACGAGGACCTTATTGAGGCTATCGCCCTGGGCCATGACATCGGGCATCCTCCTTTTGGCCATGATGGAGAGACTTATCTCTCTGAAATATGTGTAAAGCACGGTATAGGTGCGTTCCAACACAACATCCAGAGCGTGCGATTCCTGGAAAAGATTGAACGTAAAGGCCGTGGATTGAACCTATCCTTACAGGTTCTGGACGGCATATTATGCCATGATGGTGAAGTGCACAGCGCCCGTCTTGCCCCGCATAAGAAAAAAACATTCTCTGCGTTAGAACAGGAGATGGAGAGTAAGAAAAAAACTCCCATGACGGAACTTATCCCCATGACCACGGAAGGATGTGTAGTGCGCATAGCAGACACCATCAGTTACATAGGACGGGACGTAGAAGATGCCATCCGCCTTAATCTTATCCGGCGTGAAGATATTCCTGAGCGCTGTAAAAAAAGATTGGGTGATACAAACGGCTCGATAGTCTATAACTTGGTAGAAGATATTCTACTGTCGAGTATGGGGAAAAATTTTGTTGCCTTCAGTCCGGAAGTGGCCAATACCCTGAAGGAACTGAAAGATTTCAATATCGAAAGGATATATCGAAATCCGGCGATAAAGACCCAGGCAGCAAAGATCAAACGCCTCTACGCTGATCTCTTTGCAAAATATCTAAAGGATCTCCTGGACAACAATCAAGAATCAGGCATCTTCAAAGACTTTCTAGATGGGATGAGTCCATCCTACCTGGAAGAAACAGAGCCGGCCGAAGTAGTGCGCGATTTTATCGCCGGGATGACAGATGAGTATTTTCTGGAGCAGGGGCAAATAGCCTTCATGCCTCACCCCTTGCCACGTAAATTTTGA
- a CDS encoding iron-containing alcohol dehydrogenase codes for MASFSFKLATSIRFGVGVIDELPDAVKKLKGTKPLLVADPSLRKAGLLNKLEEPLKKTGISYALFEEVDPEPGLKLADRATEIARKNGCDCVIGAGGGSAMDIAKAAAVLLTNKGKAVDYVGLNKVEKPGVPKIMAPTTAGTGSEVTFTAVFINEKTRSKGGINSDFLYSELAILDPALTASVPPLVTAYTGIDAFTHALEAFVSRAAQPFSNLWALEGIRLISGSLRRTYCQGDDLEARSDMLLGSLYGGLALATAGVGLVHAMAYPLGGLYRIPHGLANAVLLPYVMVYNLVGDLPKFATINDAMGEDVSHGSLRETAEMACEAVRLLCADVGIPESLKDLNIPEKDIPKMAEIAMTVARPIANNPRTVTVDEVIALYEMAYEGLD; via the coding sequence ATGGCCTCTTTTTCCTTTAAGCTTGCGACATCTATAAGATTTGGGGTCGGAGTGATTGACGAACTGCCGGATGCTGTCAAAAAACTAAAGGGGACTAAGCCTCTTTTAGTTGCCGATCCGTCCCTGCGCAAGGCCGGTCTGTTAAACAAGCTGGAAGAACCGCTCAAGAAGACAGGCATTTCGTATGCACTGTTTGAAGAGGTTGATCCTGAACCGGGTCTGAAACTGGCTGACCGCGCTACGGAGATAGCCCGCAAAAACGGGTGCGATTGTGTTATCGGGGCCGGCGGCGGCTCGGCTATGGACATTGCCAAGGCAGCGGCTGTTCTTCTGACAAACAAGGGGAAAGCGGTCGATTATGTCGGGCTTAACAAGGTGGAAAAACCAGGTGTCCCCAAGATCATGGCGCCCACTACGGCCGGGACTGGCAGCGAGGTCACGTTTACGGCGGTCTTCATCAATGAAAAGACCAGGTCTAAGGGAGGGATAAACTCTGATTTCCTTTATTCGGAACTGGCTATTCTCGACCCGGCGTTGACTGCCTCTGTGCCTCCTTTAGTGACCGCCTATACAGGCATTGATGCCTTTACCCACGCCCTCGAGGCCTTTGTCTCGCGAGCCGCTCAACCTTTCTCCAACCTCTGGGCCCTGGAAGGAATAAGGCTTATCAGTGGAAGTCTGCGGCGGACCTACTGCCAGGGTGATGACCTGGAGGCCAGAAGCGATATGCTCCTCGGCAGTCTCTATGGCGGACTGGCCCTGGCCACGGCCGGGGTAGGGTTGGTCCATGCCATGGCCTATCCTCTGGGGGGGCTATACCGGATACCGCACGGCCTGGCCAACGCGGTGCTGTTACCTTATGTAATGGTCTATAATCTGGTCGGAGACCTCCCAAAGTTCGCTACCATTAACGACGCCATGGGAGAAGATGTATCACACGGCTCACTGCGCGAGACGGCCGAGATGGCCTGCGAGGCGGTGCGCCTCCTGTGCGCGGATGTGGGCATTCCTGAGTCTCTTAAAGACCTTAACATCCCTGAAAAAGATATACCGAAGATGGCCGAGATCGCCATGACCGTGGCCAGGCCTATTGCCAATAATCCGCGCACCGTGACCGTGGACGAAGTGATCGCACTTTATGAGATGGCCTATGAAGGGCTCGATTAA
- a CDS encoding C40 family peptidase, which produces MSFPWQESIARRKDKSSFIRFIVVILSVISLCLVFPASDSLAKTKRPLIVKAKAKKIVAHKKTSSKKSKSRHARKRLKRHVASNVSGAKASSVVQKENFVPDRKPLMKVIPLENGDYLLKPLQDTPGRVDGSNVQNKSQEDTEGKNSIADSLSSGGSLKPSPNPVSSRGDPISLKAVSPEPTGLSHTDKPREEGYCKRFANLLLTTAKQLLGAPYRLGGVSGLSGIDCSGFVQKVFAKFGVHLPRSSREQIKVGMLVTNKFDWSKLRIGDVLFFRRSPSSGQIGHTGIYIGEGKMIHAARRDRSVTISSLEKPYYKKTFVAAKRFFIFSPLQSSNI; this is translated from the coding sequence ATGAGCTTTCCATGGCAGGAAAGCATAGCCAGGAGAAAAGATAAGTCCTCATTTATCCGCTTTATTGTAGTGATTCTTTCCGTTATTAGTCTCTGCCTGGTATTCCCTGCATCTGACAGCCTTGCTAAAACTAAGAGACCACTGATTGTTAAGGCTAAAGCCAAAAAGATAGTAGCTCATAAGAAGACTTCTAGCAAGAAATCAAAATCTCGCCATGCACGGAAAAGACTAAAAAGACATGTCGCCTCCAACGTCTCGGGCGCTAAGGCATCCAGCGTAGTTCAAAAAGAAAATTTTGTCCCCGATCGCAAGCCCCTTATGAAGGTTATCCCCCTGGAAAATGGGGATTATCTCCTTAAACCCCTCCAAGATACGCCGGGGCGTGTTGATGGTAGTAATGTTCAGAACAAGTCTCAGGAAGATACGGAGGGTAAGAACTCTATAGCAGACTCCCTGAGCTCTGGCGGCAGTTTAAAACCCTCCCCAAATCCCGTATCTTCCCGGGGTGACCCCATTTCTTTAAAGGCGGTCAGCCCCGAGCCAACAGGCCTCTCGCACACAGATAAGCCCAGAGAAGAAGGCTACTGCAAGCGTTTTGCCAACCTGTTGCTGACAACGGCAAAACAACTGTTAGGCGCTCCTTACAGGCTGGGTGGTGTGTCGGGGTTAAGTGGCATTGACTGCTCCGGATTTGTACAAAAGGTCTTTGCTAAATTCGGCGTGCACTTACCCCGCTCCAGCCGGGAACAAATAAAAGTAGGCATGCTGGTGACAAATAAATTTGACTGGTCAAAGCTCCGAATAGGCGATGTCCTGTTTTTTAGGCGGTCTCCATCGTCAGGGCAAATTGGGCATACTGGAATTTACATAGGTGAAGGCAAGATGATCCATGCCGCCCGGAGAGACAGGAGTGTGACCATTTCTTCCTTGGAAAAGCCTTACTATAAGAAGACCTTCGTAGCCGCGAAGCGATTTTTTATCTTCTCCCCGCTCCAGTCCAGTAACATTTAA